One window from the genome of Kryptolebias marmoratus isolate JLee-2015 linkage group LG1, ASM164957v2, whole genome shotgun sequence encodes:
- the lzts1 gene encoding leucine zipper putative tumor suppressor 1 isoform X1, with protein sequence MGSVSSLINGNSLNSKHCRASEHRLKEGASHHRKSGGCSLDGLLKCGFAQGSSSSTHHSKGLSHSRSGRSEDFFYIKVSNKPKSGYHREPLEETVTRDGKSDGRQQPKPKLLLMPGKISERGSLTSAEKSLVHSTAFKSANPSRPSSTEIGHNSLDHILCPLRKARSPNVGHKQDTLGFWTLSDSGRNSMSSLPTHSTSGSLRASTGPVCQSDGSSALANSLSRGQQPNFPPWVNGNNANPDCSYKGCWNSSVLASKTNEDSGSPLSADEPRTASETTGGIRSPITTDESLIEHLEQRLLERETEQQELQVSLEEKEADTCQLFEERQRYCAEKMDGLKQHCSTKLQLVSQMAAKTHQALQLQVIQLQTENDKLQEDVSKLTQERNLVELRLRSYEKVSTQIVPTLEETQWEVCQKTGEISLLKQQLRECQADVSHKLNEIVSLKASLKENMAKVEKLEQQNKDYEEKLRSCTREAEVCQNELQRKKNEADFLREKVSKLEKDIQGKNQDFTTAKDKRLQQSLELEGRSPTRTSEGPVQESESSEQEADTMKHVSTESLQRQVERLKQQLGEEKSAQQRLVSSFEQERQTWNKEKDKVIKYQKQLQINYLQVHKKNRDLEKVLKEQTAELESRAELGKNIRYASGLQTYDDVIATEI encoded by the exons ATGGGTAGTGTCAGCAGCCTCATTAATGGTAACAGCCTCAACAGCAAACACTGCAGGGCTTCTGAGCACAGGTTAAAGGAGGGAGCGAGCCACCACAGAAAGAGTGGAGGCTGCAGTCTTGACGGGTTGCTAAAGTGTGGCTTTGCTCAGGGCTCTTCATCATCCACTCATCACTCTAAAGGCCTCTCACACTCCAGGTCTGGGAGAAGTGAAGATTTCTTTTACATTAAG GTGAGTAACAAACCGAAGTCAGGGTACCACAGGGAACCACTGGAGGAAACTGTGACCAGAGATGGAAAATCAGATGGTCGGCAGCAACCAAAGCCAAAACTCCTGCTCATGCCTGGAAAAATATCCGAACGAGGGAGCTTG ACTTCTGCCGAAAAGTCGCTGGTCCATTCCACTGCCTTCAAGTCTGCAAATCCCTCAAGACCTTCATCCACAGAGATTGGCCACAACAGCCTGGACCACATCCTTTGTCCCCTGAGGAAAGCAAGGAGTCCAAATGTTGGACACAAGCAAGACACCTTAGGTTTCT GGACTCTCTCAGACTCTGGACGTAACTCCATGTCCAGCCTGCCTACCCACAGCACCAGTGGCAGTCTCAGAGCTTCCACGGGCCCCGTCTGTCAGAGTGATGGCAGCTCAGCTCTTGCAAACAGCCTCAGCAGAGGACAGCAACCCAATTTTCCTCCATGGGTCAACGGAAATAATGCCAACCCCGACTGCAGTTACAAGGGGTGCTGGAATAGCAGCGTTTTGGCTTCGAAGACTAATGAGGATTCTGGCTCCCCACTGTCTGCAGATGAGCCAAGAACTGCCTCTGAAACCACAGGTGGGATTCGGTCCCCCATAACGACAGACGAGTCACTGATTGAGCATCTAGAGCAGAGGCTGCTGGAGAGAGAAACGGAACAGCAGGAGCTACAG GTGAGTTTAGAGGAGAAGGAAGCAGACACCTGCCAGCTGTTTGAGGAGAGACAAAGGTACTGTGCTGAGAAGATGGACGGCCTGAAGCAACATTGCTCCACAAAACTACAGCTAGTTTCACAAATGGCTGCAAAAACACACCAAGCTCTGCAGCTGCAAGTCATCCAGCTCCAG ACAGAGAACGACAAGCTTCAAGAAGATGTCTCCAAGCTGACACAAGAAAGGAATCTTGTTGAACTCAGACTGAGGTCTTATGAAAAAGTGAGCACGCAGATCGTACCGACACTTGAGGAAACTCAATGGGAG GTATGTCAGAAGACAGGAGAAATCTCGTtactgaagcagcagctgagggaATGCCAAGCAGATGTCAGCCACAAGCTCAACGAGATCGTCAGTCTGAAAGCATCACTGAAGGAAAACATGGCAAAAGTGGAGAAGCTCGAGCAACAGAATAAAGACTATGAGGAGAAACTCCGATCCTGCACCAGAGAGGCTGAg gtgtgccAAAATGAACTCCAGCGCAAAAAAAATGAGGCTGACTTTCTGAGGGAGAAAGTGAGCAAACTGGAGAAAGACATTCAGGGAAAGAATCAGGATTTTACTACAGCCAAAGACAAGAGACTGCAGCAAAGTTTGGAGCTCGAAGGCCGTTCGCCGACTCGGACCTCAGAAGGACCAGTCCAGGAATCAGAGTCTTCTGAGCAAGAGGCAGACACGATGAAACACGTCTCCACTGAATCGCTCCAGAGACAAGTGGAAagactgaagcagcagctcGGAGAGGAGAAGAGTGCTCAACAGAGGCTGGTCAGCAGCTTTGAGCAGGAGCGGCAGACGTGGAACAAGGAGAAAGACAAGGTGATCAAATATCAGAAGCAGCTCCAGATCAACTACCTGCAGGTGCACAAGAAGAACCGAGACCTGGAGAAGGTCCTGAAGGAGCAGACAGCCGAGCTGGAGAGCCGGGCCGAGCTGGGCAAGAACATTAGATACGCCTCAGGGTTACAAACGTATGATGATGTCATTGCCACAGAAATTTGA
- the lzts1 gene encoding leucine zipper putative tumor suppressor 1 isoform X2, with protein sequence MGSVSSLINGNSLNSKHCRASEHRLKEGASHHRKSGGCSLDGLLKCGFAQGSSSSTHHSKGLSHSRSGRSEDFFYIKVSNKPKSGYHREPLEETVTRDGKSDGRQQPKPKLLLMPGKISERGSLTSAEKSLVHSTAFKSANPSRPSSTEIGHNSLDHILCPLRKARSPNVGHKQDTLGTLSDSGRNSMSSLPTHSTSGSLRASTGPVCQSDGSSALANSLSRGQQPNFPPWVNGNNANPDCSYKGCWNSSVLASKTNEDSGSPLSADEPRTASETTGGIRSPITTDESLIEHLEQRLLERETEQQELQVSLEEKEADTCQLFEERQRYCAEKMDGLKQHCSTKLQLVSQMAAKTHQALQLQVIQLQTENDKLQEDVSKLTQERNLVELRLRSYEKVSTQIVPTLEETQWEVCQKTGEISLLKQQLRECQADVSHKLNEIVSLKASLKENMAKVEKLEQQNKDYEEKLRSCTREAEVCQNELQRKKNEADFLREKVSKLEKDIQGKNQDFTTAKDKRLQQSLELEGRSPTRTSEGPVQESESSEQEADTMKHVSTESLQRQVERLKQQLGEEKSAQQRLVSSFEQERQTWNKEKDKVIKYQKQLQINYLQVHKKNRDLEKVLKEQTAELESRAELGKNIRYASGLQTYDDVIATEI encoded by the exons ATGGGTAGTGTCAGCAGCCTCATTAATGGTAACAGCCTCAACAGCAAACACTGCAGGGCTTCTGAGCACAGGTTAAAGGAGGGAGCGAGCCACCACAGAAAGAGTGGAGGCTGCAGTCTTGACGGGTTGCTAAAGTGTGGCTTTGCTCAGGGCTCTTCATCATCCACTCATCACTCTAAAGGCCTCTCACACTCCAGGTCTGGGAGAAGTGAAGATTTCTTTTACATTAAG GTGAGTAACAAACCGAAGTCAGGGTACCACAGGGAACCACTGGAGGAAACTGTGACCAGAGATGGAAAATCAGATGGTCGGCAGCAACCAAAGCCAAAACTCCTGCTCATGCCTGGAAAAATATCCGAACGAGGGAGCTTG ACTTCTGCCGAAAAGTCGCTGGTCCATTCCACTGCCTTCAAGTCTGCAAATCCCTCAAGACCTTCATCCACAGAGATTGGCCACAACAGCCTGGACCACATCCTTTGTCCCCTGAGGAAAGCAAGGAGTCCAAATGTTGGACACAAGCAAGACACCTTAG GGACTCTCTCAGACTCTGGACGTAACTCCATGTCCAGCCTGCCTACCCACAGCACCAGTGGCAGTCTCAGAGCTTCCACGGGCCCCGTCTGTCAGAGTGATGGCAGCTCAGCTCTTGCAAACAGCCTCAGCAGAGGACAGCAACCCAATTTTCCTCCATGGGTCAACGGAAATAATGCCAACCCCGACTGCAGTTACAAGGGGTGCTGGAATAGCAGCGTTTTGGCTTCGAAGACTAATGAGGATTCTGGCTCCCCACTGTCTGCAGATGAGCCAAGAACTGCCTCTGAAACCACAGGTGGGATTCGGTCCCCCATAACGACAGACGAGTCACTGATTGAGCATCTAGAGCAGAGGCTGCTGGAGAGAGAAACGGAACAGCAGGAGCTACAG GTGAGTTTAGAGGAGAAGGAAGCAGACACCTGCCAGCTGTTTGAGGAGAGACAAAGGTACTGTGCTGAGAAGATGGACGGCCTGAAGCAACATTGCTCCACAAAACTACAGCTAGTTTCACAAATGGCTGCAAAAACACACCAAGCTCTGCAGCTGCAAGTCATCCAGCTCCAG ACAGAGAACGACAAGCTTCAAGAAGATGTCTCCAAGCTGACACAAGAAAGGAATCTTGTTGAACTCAGACTGAGGTCTTATGAAAAAGTGAGCACGCAGATCGTACCGACACTTGAGGAAACTCAATGGGAG GTATGTCAGAAGACAGGAGAAATCTCGTtactgaagcagcagctgagggaATGCCAAGCAGATGTCAGCCACAAGCTCAACGAGATCGTCAGTCTGAAAGCATCACTGAAGGAAAACATGGCAAAAGTGGAGAAGCTCGAGCAACAGAATAAAGACTATGAGGAGAAACTCCGATCCTGCACCAGAGAGGCTGAg gtgtgccAAAATGAACTCCAGCGCAAAAAAAATGAGGCTGACTTTCTGAGGGAGAAAGTGAGCAAACTGGAGAAAGACATTCAGGGAAAGAATCAGGATTTTACTACAGCCAAAGACAAGAGACTGCAGCAAAGTTTGGAGCTCGAAGGCCGTTCGCCGACTCGGACCTCAGAAGGACCAGTCCAGGAATCAGAGTCTTCTGAGCAAGAGGCAGACACGATGAAACACGTCTCCACTGAATCGCTCCAGAGACAAGTGGAAagactgaagcagcagctcGGAGAGGAGAAGAGTGCTCAACAGAGGCTGGTCAGCAGCTTTGAGCAGGAGCGGCAGACGTGGAACAAGGAGAAAGACAAGGTGATCAAATATCAGAAGCAGCTCCAGATCAACTACCTGCAGGTGCACAAGAAGAACCGAGACCTGGAGAAGGTCCTGAAGGAGCAGACAGCCGAGCTGGAGAGCCGGGCCGAGCTGGGCAAGAACATTAGATACGCCTCAGGGTTACAAACGTATGATGATGTCATTGCCACAGAAATTTGA